One window of the Labilibaculum sp. genome contains the following:
- the tgt gene encoding tRNA guanosine(34) transglycosylase Tgt — MDFKLLNTDPKSSARTGELTTDHGKIQTPIFMPVGTLGSVKGVHQRELRDDINAEIILGNTYHLYLRPGLDVLEKAGGLHKFNGWERPILTDSGGFQVFSLAENRKLSEEGAMFRSHIDGSKHFFTPENVMDIQRTIGADIIMAFDECPPGTSTYEYSKTSLELTQRWLERCVKRFDETEPKYGYSQTLFPIIQGCVYNDLRIKATEHAASLDREGYAIGGLAVGEPVEDMYSMIEVVNEVLPKDKPRYLMGVGTPVNILEAISRGVDMFDCVMPTRNGRNGMIFTREGIINIKNKKWHDDFSPIDPDGTSYVDLNYSKAYVRHLIHSGELLGSQICSIHNLAFYLWLVREAREQINSGTFASWKEIMVKKLATRL; from the coding sequence ATGGATTTTAAATTACTAAATACAGATCCTAAGTCTTCGGCGAGGACAGGGGAGTTGACTACGGATCACGGGAAAATTCAAACGCCCATTTTTATGCCGGTAGGAACACTTGGTTCTGTAAAAGGTGTGCATCAGAGAGAGTTAAGAGATGATATTAATGCCGAAATTATTTTAGGTAATACCTATCATTTGTATTTGCGTCCAGGTTTGGATGTGTTGGAAAAAGCAGGCGGCTTGCATAAGTTTAATGGCTGGGAACGTCCGATTTTAACAGACAGTGGCGGATTTCAGGTGTTTTCTTTGGCTGAAAACAGAAAGTTATCCGAAGAAGGTGCAATGTTTCGTTCACACATTGATGGCTCGAAGCATTTTTTTACTCCGGAGAATGTAATGGATATCCAAAGAACTATTGGTGCTGATATTATTATGGCATTTGATGAATGTCCTCCCGGAACATCAACATACGAGTATTCAAAAACTTCACTGGAGCTTACACAGAGATGGTTAGAGCGTTGTGTGAAAAGATTTGATGAAACAGAACCAAAATATGGTTATTCACAAACTTTATTTCCTATAATTCAAGGTTGTGTTTATAACGATTTGCGGATTAAAGCCACTGAACATGCAGCCTCTTTAGATCGGGAAGGGTATGCCATTGGTGGCTTAGCGGTTGGTGAGCCCGTGGAAGATATGTATTCAATGATTGAGGTTGTAAATGAGGTTTTACCTAAAGATAAACCGAGATATTTAATGGGGGTTGGAACTCCTGTTAATATACTGGAAGCTATTTCAAGAGGTGTTGATATGTTTGATTGTGTAATGCCTACCAGAAATGGACGGAATGGTATGATTTTCACAAGGGAAGGAATTATCAATATTAAGAACAAGAAATGGCATGATGATTTTTCACCAATAGATCCAGATGGAACTTCATATGTTGATCTGAATTATTCAAAAGCTTACGTTCGGCATTTAATTCATTCGGGAGAGTTGTTGGGTTCTCAAATTTGCAGTATTCACAATTTGGCTTTTTATCTGTGGCTGGTACGTGAAGCAAGAGAGCAGATTAATTCAGGAACTTTCGCTTCATGGAAAGAAATCATGGTTAAGAAGTTAGCTACCCGTTTATAA
- a CDS encoding biotin/lipoyl-containing protein — protein sequence MEDLKEFNVDGTIYITELTKKFENRKPWVRPNPKHINSFIPGTIVEILVKEGQELKEGENLMILEAMKMKNQIKMPFDGKIAKIYVTEGEKVPNRLLMVEIE from the coding sequence ATGGAAGATTTAAAAGAATTCAACGTTGACGGTACTATTTATATAACGGAATTAACTAAGAAGTTTGAGAATAGAAAGCCTTGGGTTAGACCTAATCCAAAGCATATTAATTCATTCATTCCGGGTACGATTGTTGAAATTTTAGTTAAAGAAGGGCAGGAACTTAAAGAGGGTGAAAACCTGATGATTCTTGAAGCTATGAAGATGAAGAATCAGATTAAAATGCCTTTTGATGGTAAAATTGCCAAGATTTATGTAACTGAAGGAGAAAAGGTTCCCAACAGATTATTAATGGTGGAAATTGAGTAA
- a CDS encoding YjjG family noncanonical pyrimidine nucleotidase: protein MTNLKYQHIFFDLDRTLWDFNKNSEASLNLLFRDYQLQSIFGSFLFFKSRYEYHNGKLWNAYYQNRIKKEDLIYRRFYLTLKEAGLDDLDLAKEIANDFIEISPLQTATFPNTHQTLEYLKKKGYQLHIITNGFNEVQGKKLKNSRLDSYFTKVITSEDAGANKPTPQIFEYAFSEACALANNSIMIGDDLSTDIAGAKKVEMDQIYFNPHKINHKDDPTFEINDLSEIKRIL, encoded by the coding sequence ATGACAAATTTAAAGTACCAACATATTTTTTTCGACCTTGACCGTACACTCTGGGATTTTAATAAAAATTCCGAGGCAAGCCTAAATCTACTCTTTAGGGATTACCAATTGCAATCAATATTTGGAAGTTTCCTGTTTTTCAAATCACGATATGAATATCACAACGGCAAATTGTGGAATGCCTATTATCAAAACAGAATAAAAAAAGAGGATTTGATCTACCGAAGATTTTACCTGACATTAAAAGAAGCAGGACTTGATGATCTTGATTTGGCAAAAGAGATTGCAAATGATTTTATCGAAATAAGTCCCTTGCAAACGGCCACTTTTCCAAACACGCATCAAACTCTTGAATATCTGAAGAAAAAAGGATATCAATTACACATTATCACCAATGGGTTTAATGAAGTTCAAGGCAAAAAACTTAAAAACTCTAGGTTAGACAGCTATTTCACCAAGGTTATTACCTCAGAAGATGCCGGTGCAAACAAACCGACTCCACAAATATTTGAATATGCATTTTCTGAAGCATGTGCTTTAGCAAATAACAGCATAATGATTGGAGATGATCTTTCTACAGACATCGCCGGTGCAAAAAAGGTCGAAATGGATCAAATTTATTTCAACCCACACAAAATCAATCACAAAGACGATCCAACATTTGAGATTAATGATTTATCTGAAATCAAAAGGATACTATAA
- a CDS encoding LptF/LptG family permease, producing MRKLDLYIIRKFLGTFFFAIVLIISISVIFDFSEHIDEYIDKEAPLKAIIFDYYLNFIPYFANLFSALFTFIAVIFFTSKMAYNTEIIAILSSGVSFRRMMYPYFISALIIGMFSFLLSNYIIPPANQKRLDFTATYISKQFRNNERNIHRQIEPGVFIYMINYETASNTGYKFALEKFEGKELVSKLTSRSIRWSKEKNKWTINDFFIRTIDGDKESFETGRAKDTTFNFGPEEFGSKKNIVEAMNLPQLNAYIEQQSMRGDSNIEAYKIEKYKRMANPFSTFILTLIGVSLASRKIRGGMGLHIGIGLLLSFSFILFMQISIVFATNGSMNPILAVWLPNIVFSFIAVYLYRIAPK from the coding sequence TTGAGAAAATTAGATTTATACATTATCCGAAAGTTTTTGGGAACTTTCTTTTTCGCTATTGTTTTAATAATAAGTATTTCGGTTATTTTCGATTTTTCGGAACATATCGATGAATACATAGATAAAGAAGCTCCCCTCAAGGCAATCATATTCGATTATTATCTAAATTTCATTCCATATTTTGCTAATCTTTTTAGCGCGCTGTTTACTTTTATTGCGGTAATTTTCTTTACCTCGAAAATGGCTTACAATACCGAAATAATTGCCATTTTAAGCAGTGGGGTGAGTTTTCGCAGAATGATGTATCCTTACTTTATATCTGCACTAATTATTGGGATGTTTTCTTTTCTTCTGAGTAATTATATTATTCCTCCTGCCAATCAAAAAAGGCTCGATTTCACAGCGACCTATATTAGTAAGCAATTTCGAAACAACGAACGAAATATTCACAGGCAAATTGAACCCGGTGTTTTTATTTACATGATAAACTACGAGACTGCCAGTAATACAGGATATAAGTTTGCGTTGGAGAAATTTGAAGGTAAGGAGCTGGTCTCTAAGTTAACATCCAGATCGATTCGGTGGAGTAAAGAGAAAAATAAATGGACTATAAATGATTTCTTTATTCGCACAATAGATGGTGATAAGGAATCATTTGAGACAGGAAGAGCAAAGGACACAACTTTTAACTTTGGACCAGAAGAGTTTGGTTCAAAGAAAAATATTGTTGAGGCAATGAATTTACCGCAGCTGAATGCTTATATAGAACAGCAATCGATGAGGGGTGATAGTAATATTGAAGCATATAAAATTGAGAAATACAAGCGGATGGCGAATCCGTTTTCGACCTTTATTCTTACGCTTATCGGCGTATCACTTGCATCACGCAAAATTCGTGGCGGAATGGGTTTGCATATAGGCATTGGGCTGCTTTTAAGTTTCTCATTCATACTTTTTATGCAGATATCTATTGTGTTTGCAACAAATGGAAGTATGAATCCCATACTTGCTGTCTGGTTGCCGAATATCGTTTTTTCATTTATTGCGGTTTATTTGTATCGAATCGCACCAAAATAG
- the ispE gene encoding 4-(cytidine 5'-diphospho)-2-C-methyl-D-erythritol kinase, with the protein MLRFPNAKINLGLNIVEKRSDGFHNIETIFYPIPLTDGLEIADSNNETIYNFSSSGIPIKINDKDNIVCKAFDLLYRKYNIPSTNIHLHKNIPFGAGLGGGSSDAAFMIKMLNEKYKLELSFDEMKNLAGQLGSDCPFFIANKPVFAEGKGDVFSEALIDLSGYYILLVKPNIHISTPEAYSKVKPMQPFKSLKELITEPIQNWRDLIFNDFENSIFPNHPKLENIKNDLYSMGAIYASMSGSGSSLYGIFKDEPESPEIWSEYFCWKSRL; encoded by the coding sequence GTGCTTCGCTTCCCAAATGCTAAAATCAATCTCGGATTAAATATAGTTGAAAAAAGATCTGACGGATTTCACAACATAGAAACTATATTTTACCCCATTCCTCTTACAGATGGTTTGGAAATTGCCGATTCGAACAATGAAACAATCTACAACTTCAGTTCATCAGGTATTCCTATAAAAATAAACGATAAGGATAACATTGTCTGCAAAGCATTTGACTTGCTTTACAGGAAATACAATATCCCTTCAACCAATATTCATCTACACAAAAACATTCCATTTGGCGCAGGCTTAGGAGGAGGATCTTCGGATGCCGCCTTCATGATTAAGATGCTAAATGAGAAATATAAACTAGAACTTTCATTTGATGAAATGAAAAATCTGGCAGGACAACTTGGCAGCGACTGTCCTTTTTTTATTGCTAACAAACCTGTTTTCGCAGAAGGGAAAGGAGATGTTTTCTCTGAGGCACTAATTGACCTTTCCGGATATTACATACTTTTGGTAAAACCAAACATCCACATAAGCACACCCGAAGCTTATTCTAAAGTTAAACCTATGCAACCCTTTAAATCATTAAAAGAACTGATAACAGAACCAATCCAAAACTGGAGAGACTTAATTTTCAATGATTTTGAAAACAGCATATTCCCAAATCATCCCAAATTAGAAAATATTAAAAATGATTTATACAGCATGGGAGCAATTTATGCTTCTATGTCAGGCAGTGGATCTTCATTATACGGAATTTTTAAAGATGAACCTGAAAGTCCTGAAATATGGAGCGAATATTTTTGCTGGAAAAGCAGATTATAA
- the dnaB gene encoding replicative DNA helicase, whose translation MAGANKYNNQPKNKVDLDYGKVPPQALELEEAVLGALMLEKDAMISVGDILNADSFYKDAHQKIYKAILSLSINEEPVDILTVTEELKRHGNLDAVGGPFYITQLTNRVASAAHIEFHARIIAQKFIQRELIRVSSEIQTQAFDESVDVADLLDRAQQDVFEIAEGNIKKESSHIRPLADEVINQIVEAGKRTDGLSGVPSGFTALDRITSGWQKSDLVIIAARPSMGKTAFVLSMARNMAVDHKAPIAIFSLEMGGDQLVKRLISSETELGSEKLRSGRLEDFEWEQLHVKIKDLVEAPIYVDDTPGLSIYELRSKCRRLKAKHDISCIVIDYLQLMTAGSDMRGNREQEVSLISRQLKIIAKELNVPVIALSQLNRGVEQRTGDAKKPMLSDLRESGAIEQDADMVLFIHRPERYGITEDAEGNSLIGIADIIIAKHRNGAVGEIQLRFRNQLARFTDLEGESLNPFATPGLEDVKTFSSSMNQESSGFDDFSAGFGGGSDFDDAAPF comes from the coding sequence ATGGCTGGGGCAAATAAATATAACAATCAACCGAAGAATAAAGTAGATCTTGATTATGGGAAAGTTCCTCCGCAGGCATTAGAGCTTGAGGAAGCTGTTCTGGGAGCATTAATGCTTGAAAAAGATGCGATGATTTCGGTTGGGGATATTCTAAATGCTGATTCCTTTTACAAGGATGCTCACCAAAAAATATACAAAGCTATACTGTCGCTTTCAATTAACGAGGAACCTGTTGATATACTAACGGTTACTGAAGAATTAAAACGACATGGGAATTTGGATGCTGTGGGTGGGCCTTTTTACATTACCCAACTTACAAATAGGGTTGCATCTGCTGCTCACATCGAATTTCATGCGCGAATTATTGCTCAAAAGTTTATTCAGCGCGAATTAATTCGGGTTTCATCTGAAATTCAGACTCAGGCTTTTGATGAGAGTGTTGATGTTGCTGATTTGCTGGATAGGGCACAGCAGGATGTTTTTGAGATTGCAGAAGGAAATATCAAAAAAGAATCCTCGCATATTCGTCCACTGGCTGATGAGGTAATCAACCAAATTGTGGAAGCAGGGAAACGAACCGATGGTTTAAGTGGTGTTCCTTCCGGTTTTACTGCATTGGATAGAATTACATCCGGATGGCAAAAATCCGATTTAGTGATTATTGCGGCTCGGCCATCAATGGGAAAAACAGCATTTGTTTTGTCGATGGCCCGGAATATGGCGGTTGACCACAAAGCACCAATAGCCATTTTCTCACTCGAGATGGGTGGCGATCAGTTGGTGAAACGTTTAATATCAAGCGAAACAGAATTAGGTTCTGAAAAGTTGAGAAGCGGGCGTTTGGAAGATTTTGAATGGGAACAGTTACATGTTAAAATTAAAGATCTGGTTGAAGCTCCAATATATGTGGATGACACACCTGGTTTGTCAATTTATGAGCTGCGATCTAAATGTCGTCGTTTAAAGGCGAAACATGATATTAGTTGTATTGTGATTGACTATTTGCAGTTGATGACAGCTGGTTCGGATATGCGTGGTAACCGAGAGCAGGAGGTGAGTTTAATATCACGGCAATTAAAGATCATCGCAAAGGAATTAAACGTTCCGGTAATTGCTCTTTCTCAGTTGAATCGTGGTGTTGAACAAAGAACAGGGGATGCAAAAAAACCAATGCTTTCCGATTTGCGTGAATCCGGTGCGATTGAGCAGGATGCCGATATGGTGTTGTTTATTCACCGTCCGGAAAGATATGGCATAACTGAGGATGCTGAAGGAAATTCATTAATTGGTATTGCTGATATTATTATTGCAAAACACCGTAATGGTGCTGTCGGAGAAATACAGCTTCGTTTCCGAAATCAGTTGGCCCGATTTACCGATTTGGAAGGTGAATCATTAAACCCATTCGCCACACCGGGTTTGGAGGATGTGAAAACATTCAGTTCCAGCATGAATCAGGAATCTTCCGGTTTTGATGATTTTAGTGCAGGATTTGGTGGGGGCAGTGATTTTGATGATGCTGCACCATTTTAA
- a CDS encoding acyl-CoA carboxylase subunit beta translates to MSLKRNILDLRKRKEKVLQGGGEKAIQKQVAMGKLTARERVTSILDEDSFHEYDMFVEHEARDFGMEKKELHGDGVIIGTGTIYGEPVCIFAQDFTVAGGSLGLMHARKITKIMDHALRMRVPLIGINDSGGARIQEGVNSLAGYGEIFFRNTLASGVIPQLSIILGPCAGGAVYSPALTDFVFVVENISKMFITGPEVIKTVLGEEITMEELGGAKVHSEITGNAHFYALSEYECFEQIKKLLTFIPWNNTKKAKAFPPKPPRPEYKIEEIVPSDPTQPYDIRNVIKSIVDDSDFFESMENFARNIVIGFGRMNGETVGFVANQPLVLAGVLDCDSSDKAARFIRYCNAFNIPIVTLEDMPGYLPGVDQEHMGVIRHGAKILYAYSEATVPKITVIIRKAYGGGYIAMNSRHMKADFMFAWPNAEIAVMGPDGAANIIFKKEIMAAADPEAMRKEKVAEYREKFANPYVAAAKGYIDTVIEPQETRNMLLHSIEVSSNKVDSRPAKKHGIPPF, encoded by the coding sequence ATGTCATTGAAACGAAACATTCTTGATCTTAGAAAGAGAAAAGAAAAGGTGCTTCAAGGTGGCGGTGAAAAAGCCATTCAGAAGCAAGTTGCGATGGGGAAATTGACTGCCAGAGAAAGAGTAACATCTATTTTAGATGAAGATTCTTTTCATGAATACGATATGTTTGTTGAGCACGAAGCTCGCGACTTTGGTATGGAAAAGAAAGAACTTCATGGTGATGGTGTTATTATTGGTACAGGAACTATTTATGGTGAGCCAGTGTGTATTTTCGCACAGGATTTTACCGTAGCCGGAGGTTCTCTAGGTCTGATGCATGCACGTAAAATTACGAAAATCATGGATCATGCATTAAGAATGCGTGTGCCATTGATCGGTATTAATGATTCGGGAGGAGCCCGTATTCAGGAAGGTGTTAATTCACTTGCAGGATATGGAGAAATCTTTTTCAGAAACACTCTTGCATCCGGAGTAATTCCTCAATTGTCAATTATTCTTGGTCCTTGTGCTGGTGGAGCTGTTTATTCTCCTGCGCTTACTGATTTTGTGTTTGTGGTTGAGAACATTTCTAAAATGTTCATTACCGGCCCTGAGGTAATAAAAACAGTTTTGGGTGAGGAAATCACTATGGAAGAACTGGGTGGAGCAAAAGTTCATAGCGAAATCACTGGTAATGCTCATTTTTATGCGCTTAGTGAATACGAATGCTTCGAGCAAATTAAAAAGCTGTTAACTTTCATACCATGGAACAATACTAAAAAAGCTAAGGCATTTCCTCCTAAGCCACCAAGACCAGAATACAAAATTGAAGAAATTGTTCCTTCTGATCCTACTCAACCATACGATATCCGTAACGTAATCAAATCTATTGTTGATGATTCTGATTTCTTCGAAAGTATGGAGAATTTTGCACGAAACATTGTAATTGGTTTCGGTAGAATGAATGGTGAAACTGTTGGTTTTGTAGCTAATCAGCCATTGGTACTGGCAGGCGTTTTGGATTGTGATTCTTCAGATAAAGCGGCGCGTTTTATTCGTTACTGTAATGCTTTTAACATTCCTATTGTTACCCTTGAGGATATGCCGGGTTATTTGCCAGGTGTAGATCAGGAGCATATGGGTGTTATTCGTCACGGAGCTAAGATTCTTTACGCTTATAGTGAAGCTACAGTGCCAAAAATTACTGTAATTATTCGTAAGGCATACGGTGGAGGTTATATTGCAATGAACTCCCGTCATATGAAGGCCGATTTCATGTTTGCATGGCCAAATGCCGAAATTGCTGTAATGGGACCTGATGGAGCAGCTAATATCATCTTTAAGAAGGAGATTATGGCGGCTGCCGATCCTGAAGCTATGAGAAAAGAAAAAGTAGCTGAATACAGAGAGAAGTTTGCCAATCCTTATGTTGCAGCAGCCAAAGGTTATATCGATACAGTTATTGAGCCACAAGAGACACGTAATATGTTGTTGCACTCAATTGAGGTTTCGAGTAACAAAGTTGATAGCAGACCTGCGAAAAAACACGGTATTCCACCATTTTAA